In Saccharomyces eubayanus strain FM1318 chromosome XIII, whole genome shotgun sequence, one DNA window encodes the following:
- the CCS1 gene encoding copper chaperone CCS1: MTVNNTYEATYAIPLHCENCINDIKTCLKDVPGIDSLNFDMDQQIMSVESSVAPSTIINTLQSCGKDAIIRGAGKPNSSAVAILETFQNYTIDQKKDTAVRGLARIVQVGEDKTLFDITVNGVPEAGQYHASIHENGDISKGVESTGKVWHKFDEPIKCFDKSDLGKNLYSGKTFLSAPLPTWQLIGRSFVISKALDHPENERSSANDYSFLGVIARSAGVWENNKQVCACTGKTVWEERKDALANNIK; encoded by the coding sequence ATGACCGTGAACAATACGTACGAAGCCACCTATGCAATTCCCTTGCATTGTGAGAATTGCATCAACGACATCAAGACATGTTTGAAAGATGTCCCCGGGATCGATTCGTTGAATTTTGACATGGACCAGCAAATCATGAGTGTGGAGAGCTCAGTGGCCCCCTCCACCATCATCAACACTTTGCAAAGCTGTGGCAAGGACGCCATCATAAGAGGTGCCGGGAAGCCAAACTCGTCCGCTGTGGCCATTTTGGAGACGTTCCAAAACTACACTATCGATCAGAAAAAGGACACTGCCGTGAGAGGCCTGGCAAGAATCGTCCAAGTCGGGGAAGACAAAACCCTTTTTGACATCACTGTGAATGGTGTTCCCGAAGCAGGCCAGTATCATGCCAGCATCCATGAGAACGGGGACATTTCCAAGGGTGTGGAGTCCACTGGGAAAGTCTGGCACAAGTTCGACGAGCCCATCAAGTGTTTCGACAAAAGCGATCTGGGCAAGAACCTGTACAGCGGGAAGACCTTCTTGAGCGCCCCCTTACCAACATGGCAGCTCATCGGTCGCAGCTTTGTTATCTCCAAGGCCCTGGACCACCCAGAAAACGAGCGCTCATCCGCCAATGACTACTCGTTTCTAGGAGTCATAGCCAGAAGTGCAGGCGTGTGGGAAAACAACAAGCAGGTGTGTGCATGCACGGGAAAGACCGTCTGGGAGGAGAGAAAGGACGCCCTAGccaacaacatcaaataG
- the SUB1 gene encoding chromatin-binding transcription coactivator SUB1 — protein sequence MSYYNRYRNKRRGDSSGGGNMNNNNNNNNSNGGMPSGLSASDAIFDLGKNKRVTVRQFRNINLIDIREYYLDSSTGEMKPGKKGISLTEDLYDELLKHRLNIDEALRRLGSKRPKTKMVRLLSDDEYEDDNNNDSNDKDKNGNDKNSPRKRRDDKSKSSNEIHDSEPRSKKKKPAPPTLLPHEENMQNAAREANATLIIPGAASRKQQEERKQKEKEEEDANAKATAVAKAKAEAEAEAEAEAEAKAKTKANESMPKPAPVPTLELKKEDAASNIDEAKDANSSDEEFAQSLEAEMNKADDDISEEE from the coding sequence ATGTCATATTACAACAGGTATAGAAACAAGAGAAGAGGCGATAGTAGTGGTGGTGGAAATAtgaataacaataacaataacaataacagcaaTGGTGGAATGCCATCTGGCCTTTCTGCCTCTGATGCAATTTTCGATTTGggtaaaaacaaaagagttACAGTGAGACAATTCAGAAATATAAACTTAATTGATATCCGTGAGTATTATTTGGATTCATCCACAGGTGAAATGAAGCCTGGGAAGAAAGGTATCTCGTTGACGGAAGACCTTTACGACGAACTGCTAAAGCACAGATTAAATATCGACGAAGCCTTGAGAAGGCTAGGGTCCAAGAgaccaaaaacaaaaatggttAGGCTATTATCCGATGACGAGTACGAAGAcgataacaataatgacaGTAACGACAAGGACAAAAACGGAAACGATAAGAACAGTCCCAGAAAGAGGAGGGACGATAAATCTAAATCATCGAACGAAATTCACGATTCAGAACCACGttctaagaaaaagaagccTGCTCCACCCACTCTGTTGCCACACGAAGAAAACATGCAAAACGCTGCAAGAGAAGCCAATGCTACCTTGATTATTCCAGGGGCAGCCAGCAGAAAACAGCAAGAAGAACGAAAGCAGAAGGAGAAGGAAGAGGAGGACGCAAATGCAAAGGCAACGGCCGTAGCAAAGGCAAAGGCAGAGgcagaagcagaagcagaagcagaagcagaagcaaAGGCCAAAACTAAGGCAAACGAGAGTATGCCTAAGCCTGCGCCTGTACCTACACTTGAGCTCAAGAAGGAAGACGCTGCCTCCAATATAGACGAGGCGAAAGATGCAAACTCCAGCGATGAAGAATTTGCCCAGAGCTTGGAGGCGGAAATGAACAAGGCCGACGATGACattagtgaagaagaataa
- the YET2 gene encoding Yet2p: MGVYLGALFSLLVIEMAILFVLVLPLPQRVRKWLYLRYHAIISNKKSRTYIMVVMILVGLLFIDSWKRAQIKVSTYHNPRNPYVTNSVTPVNALAARAYNQRNVYISGFIIYFFICILTVMSILRRIVEWNDKVRSRDVILKAQLKQKQKYLNDLKKKM, encoded by the coding sequence ATGGGTGTTTATTTAGGCGCGCTCTTTTCGTTATTGGTCATTGAAATGGCCATACTGTTTGTTTTGGTGCTGCCACTGCCACAGCGTGTGAGGAAGTGGTTATACCTACGCTATCATGCTATAATTTCCAATAAGAAATCCAGGACATATATAATGGTAGTCATGATATTGGTGGGGCTCTTGTTCATCGATTCGTGGAAGAGAGCACAGATAAAAGTTTCTACGTACCATAATCCGAGAAACCCTTACGTAACAAATAGTGTCACCCCGGTGAATGCACTGGCTGCAAGGGCATACAACCAAAGAAATGTTTACATTTCAGGGTTCATcatttatttctttatatGTATACTCACCGTGATGAGTATACTACGCAGAATAGTAGAGTGGAATGACAAAGTGAGAAGTAGAGATGTCATCTTAAAGGCCCAGCTGaagcaaaagcaaaaatacTTGAATgatctgaagaagaaaatgtag
- the ARA2 gene encoding D-arabinose 1-dehydrogenase (NAD(P)(+)) ARA2, with protein MFSKTDESEEKHKLVRCKVNPSDLASISPLVLGGAVLNQQYTDDPESIPLEDMIKYAFTHGINAIDTSPYYGPSEILYGKALNNLKDDFPRNTYFICTKVGRIAENDFDYSSEFVKLSVHRSCKRLNTTFLDLVYLHDVEFVAFSQILEALKELRILKNEGVIKNFGLSGYPIDFVTWVAEHCSAEDNDIGSLDAVLSYCNLNLQNNQLLKFRERLLQDANLKMVCNASILSMSLLRSQETREFHPCSQELRECASKAAKYCQEQNIDLADLATRYAIAEWVGKGPVVLGVSSMGELKHALDNYENVKSNGNKLSPKDQRLASFIQNNIFKEHFNEAWPSGIPHPEMKKAS; from the coding sequence atgttttcaaaaactgaTGAAAGTGAGGAAAAACACAAGCTGGTCAGGTGTAAAGTAAATCCGTCTGACTTGGCATCGATTTCACCTTTAGTTTTGGGTGGTGCAGTGTTGAACCAACAGTACACCGATGACCCAGAATCCATCCCTTTGGAAGACATGATCAAATACGCCTTCACACACGGCATAAACGCAATTGACACTTCCCCTTATTATGGGCCTAGTGAGATCCTTTATGGCAAAGCACTAAATAACCTGAAGGATGACTTCCCCCGGAACACTTACTTCATATGCACAAAAGTAGGCCGCATTGCTGAGAATGATTTCGATTATTCCAGCGAATTCGTCAAACTCAGTGTACACAGATCATGCAAAAGACTGAACACTACCTTTCTCGATCTGGTTTACCTGCATGATGTGGAATTTGTCGCGTTTTCACAAATCTTGGAAGCACTCAAGGAATTAAggatcttgaaaaatgagGGCgttataaaaaattttggccTATCAGGGTACCCAATCGACTTCGTCACTTGGGTAGCTGAGCATTGTTCTGCGGAGGACAACGATATCGGTTCATTGGATGCCGTACTATCGTACTGTAACCTGAATTTGCAGAACAACCAATTACTAAAGTTCCGCGAAAGACTACTACAGGATGCCAACTTGAAAATGGTTTGCAACGCATCTATCTTGAGCATGTCACTGCTAAGATCACAGGAAACAAGGGAGTTCCATCCCTGTTCGCAAGAACTGAGAGAATGCGCATCCAAGGCGGCTAAATATTGCCAAGAGCAAAATATCGACCTAGCCGACTTGGCGACAAGATACGCAATTGCAGAATGGGTGGGCAAGGGACCCGTTGTTCTTGGAGTCAGCAGCATGGGCGAATTAAAGCACGCCTTGGACAACTACGAAAACGTAAAGTCCAATGGCAACAAATTGTCTCCCAAAGACCAAAGGCTAGCAAGTTTTATTCAGaacaatattttcaaagaacaCTTCAATGAAGCCTGGCCGTCCGGCATTCCTCATCCGGAAATGAAGAAAGCCTCTTAA
- the ARG80 gene encoding Arg80p: protein MAWNGNGSSIRVLEEPTTVGNIVAINSNGSVSRPPSELVQDEQDDDDEDDDDKSSVEPPTPTPTPTPTTSKTKENTSTSPNTTTTTTTNARQKQPIKYIENKTRRHVTFSKRRHGIMKKAYELSVLTGANILLLILANSGLVYTFTTPKLEPLVREDEGKNLIKACINAPDTPPAHDQPATN, encoded by the coding sequence ATGGCGTGGAATGGCAACGGCTCCAGCATCAGAGTGCTGGAGGAGCCAACTACTGTCGGCAATATAGTGGCGATCAATTCGAACGGATCCGTAAGCCGGCCTCCATCGGAGTTGGTGCAAGACGAAcaagacgacgacgacgaagacgacgacgacaAGTCCAGCGTAGAGCCCCCGACACCTACACCCACTCCCACGCCCACTACATCCAAGACTAAAGAGAATACCAGCACGAGCCCAAATACAACtacaaccacaaccacaaATGCCAGACAGAAACAGCCCATCAAGTACATCGAAAACAAGACCCGCAGACACGTCACCTTCTCTAAAAGGCGGCACGGGATCATGAAAAAAGCATACGAGCTCTCTGTCCTGACGGGTGCCAACATCCTCCTGCTGATCCTCGCGAACTCCGGCCTGGTGTACACGTTCACCACCCCGAAGCTCGAGCCACTGGTGCGGGAGGACGAGGGCAAGAACCTCATCAAGGCATGCATCAACGCTCCCGACACTCCACCGGCACACGATCAACCCGCCACCAACTGA
- the MCM1 gene encoding transcription factor MCM1, which yields MSDIEEGTPTNNGQQKERRKIEIKFIENKTRRHVTFSKRKHGIMKKAFELSVLTGTQVLLLVVSETGLVYTFSTPKFEPIVTQQEGRNLIQACLNAPDDEEEDDEEDGDDDDEEDDDDGNDMQRQQHQQHQQPQHQQQQQVLNAQANSLGHMNQDQVPPGALKQEVKSQLLGANANQTPIIQQQHHAQNPQTQQPQQQQQQQQQQQQQQQQPQMAQHPQPQQGIPHPQQSQQQQHQQQPQQPLTGIHQPHQQAFANAGSPYLNAEQNAAYQQYFQEPQQGQY from the coding sequence ATGTCGGATATCGAAGAAGGTACCCCTACCAATAACGGCCAGCAGAAggagagaagaaagataGAAATCAAGTTTATTGAGAATAAAACAAGGCGCCATGTGACTTTTTCCAAGAGGAAGCACGGTATCATGAAGAAGGCGTTCGAGCTGTCTGTGCTGACAGGTACGCAGGTGCTGTTGCTGGTTGTCTCAGAGACGGGTTTGGTGTACACTTTCAGTACGCCAAAGTTCGAGCCTATAGTCACCCAACAAGAAGGCAGGAATCTCATCCAAGCCTGTCTAAATGCCCCTGATGATGAGGAggaagacgatgaagaagacggcgacgatgacgatgaagaagatgatgatgatggtaaTGATATGCAGCGTCAGCAGCACCAGCAGCACCAGCAACCGCAGCaccagcaacaacaacaagtaTTGAATGCTCAAGCGAATAGTTTAGGCCACATGAATCAAGATCAGGTGCCACCAGGCGCACTGAAACAGGAAGTAAAATCTCAATTGCTAGGTGCCAATGCTAATCAGACCCCGATAATCCAACAGCAACACCATGCTCAGAATCCTCAAACACAACAgccacaacaacaacaacagcagcagcagcagcagcagcagcagcagcagcagcctCAAATGGCGCAGCATCCTCAACCACAACAAGGAATACCCCATCCGCAACAAtcgcagcagcagcaacatcAGCAACAGCCACAGCAGCCTCTCACCGGCATTCACCAGCCCCATCAGCAGGCTTTTGCCAACGCCGGGTCTCCCTACCTGAACGCCGAACAAAATGCTGCGTACCAGCAGTACTTCCAGGAGCCGCAACAAGGCCAGTACTAA
- the IOC4 gene encoding Ioc4p: protein MSEVIFQPTDIVLAKVKGFSAWPAMIIPNELIPDNILKNKPVGVHKGKSANGKEAEIEEQEQGDGDGEEEQEEVFDDSEANPEKFIIYTPVLKFRKNDTLKPVYCVKFFCDDSYIWVKPMDLKILTSEECRQWLNSKQRKNKKLIPAYEMAMKGKDDIDIWEFVEYGSYGKPDEEEYVEEEEEEEEERKKTAKKPTRSSSRQRQKRVLNTNDAEDGQTSKRKRVTRSTRQQKVEDIEEEEEEEEDDEEEEEEEEVVRKRPQRGKPKKAVAAKAKPKPKPKPKKEKPKPPKVIKYHFEDDEDWSIVGLGPQDLSIEKTMDPIAKKLSQKKNLDKHTEIKLDLEDKLAGINKLLCDVLCSGINQVVSIKDDFEIILDELQIALNTRGSKNEFITIFQSDNSLLLNFRILFNLKKEELGKWNLWDRFQEIFEHIYSYEFTPDTTDWQLEQDTEIEEEQQINANANEPVKEEGAEVGA, encoded by the coding sequence ATGTCTGAAGTGATATTTCAGCCAACGGATATCGTCCTTGCAAAAGTTAAGGGCTTTTCAGCATGGCCCGCTATGATCATCCCTAATGAACTCATACCGGATAACATTCTAAAGAATAAACCAGTGGGTGTACACAAGGGCAAGTCTGCCAATGGCAAAGAAgcagaaattgaagagcAAGAACAGGGCGACGGCGACGGCGAAGAGGAGCAGGAAGAGGTTTTCGATGATAGTGAGGCTAATCCTGAAAAGTTTATAATATATACACCAGTCCTGAAGTTTCGTAAAAATGATACGTTAAAACCAGTATATTGTGTCAAATTTTTCTGCGATGATTCATACATTTGGGTGAAGCCCatggatttgaaaattttgacaAGTGAGGAATGTCGTCAATGGCTAAACAGTAAACAGCGAAAGAATAAGAAATTAATACCGGCCTATGAGATGGCTATGAAGGGTAAGGATGACATTGATATTTGGGAATTCGTGGAATACGGGTCTTATGGTAAGCCAGATGAAGAGGAATACgtagaggaagaagaagaagaagaggaagagcGCAAAAAAACTGCAAAGAAACCCACTAGGTCTTCTAGTAGGCAACGTCAAAAGCGTGTTCTTAATACAAATGACGCTGAAGATGGCCAGACAagcaagagaaaaagagtCACTAGATCAACTAGACAGCAAAAGGTGGAGGATAtagaagaggaggaggaggaggaagaagatgatgaagaagaagaagaagaagaagaggttGTCAGAAAGAGGCCCCAGAGAGGCAAACCCAAGAAAGCTGTAGCGGCAAAAGCTAAGCCAAAACCAAAGccaaaaccaaagaaagagaaacCTAAACCACCTAAGGTGATCAAGTaccattttgaagatgacgaagattGGAGCATAGTTGGACTGGGTCCACAAGATTTGtccattgaaaaaacaatggaTCCGattgcaaaaaaattatcacaaaagaaaaacttaGACAAGCATACAGAAATTAAGCTGGATTTGGAAGACAAACTAGCAGGAATCAACAAGCTGTTATGCGATGTCTTATGTTCAGGCATTAACCAAGTCGTTTCCATCAAAGACGACTTCGAAATAATATTAGATGAATTGCAAATTGCCCTCAATACAAGAGGGTccaaaaatgaattcaTAACAATCTTCCAATCAGACAATTCCTTACTATTGAACTTTAGAATCTTATttaacttgaaaaaagaggaactgGGTAAATGGAATTTATGGGATCgtttccaagaaattttcGAGCATATTTATTCTTATGAATTTACGCCTGATACGACTGATTGGCAACTGGAACAAGATACGGAAATCGAAGAAGAGCAACAGATCAACGCAAATGCAAACGAACCTGTGAAGGAAGAAGGAGCTGAAGTAGGTGCATAA
- the NUP116 gene encoding FG-nucleoporin NUP116 produces MFGVSRGAFPSATTQPFGSTASSFGAQQQQQQQPAATTSTFALGQQANTSQAPAFGNFGNQTSNSPFGMSGSTAANSAPFGQTQLGSSSNAPGSMFTGMGNNTSLSVGSASAVPNSNAGTSVKPFTTYEEKDPTTGVTNVYQSITCMPEYRNFSFEELRFQDYQAGRKFGTGQSGSSTTFNNPQATTSTGFGMMGNNNPSTSTTGGLFGQKPANGIYGAGSGGGFGSGAANTAGMFGSSTSLAGNSSFGANKTATSGGLFGGTANPTNNNNSTSLFGQQNANANASPFGQQNSFVANNMNNEGAFGQVSRGAFPPQQAQQSTGGLFGQSNNTTNGGAFGQQQNASSGLFGAKPASSGLFGQSGNTNTYGVNNNTNSAVSGGLFGQNNQQQGGGGLFGQQQNSNTGGLFGQNNQPQNQTGMFGQQNSSNSFGQPQQQQGGLFGSKPAGGLFGQQQGASTFGANNTQGNSSFGXSNQQQQTTGGLFGQQNNQPQPQSGGLFGQSNQGQTNNQPFGQNGLQQPQQSSSLFGAKPTGLGTTGLFSNSAANQNGGLAGNNFQQSSGGLFQNKQPASGGLFGAKPAGSVGGGLFGNSQSANQNNTAPTGSLFGNKPATNSLFGGANTTAPSATSGGLFGQNNASSTAATSNSTGLFGNKPAGVGASTLGGGLFGNNNSSSMNNAIGSTGLFGNNNSSQPTNGGGLFQNSTGTNIPGGGLFSQSSQPTTQPQNMLQQQQQQRLQQQNSNPYGTNELFSKATVANTVSGPIQPNATKIKADERKKASLSSAYRMVPKTLFATKLNSNNVVIDKTKTDADAKLYISLGKKNNQTTISNQQEETLDESISKANLLFNPDKRSFKNLINNKKLLTATEEKKKGLSSSSSSKNSNSEQRMIPAMLQVDEKQTTSSGNPSTLPSKSIEDQNSTKSQLRSIDEENKENIINSKTKEYSEDNKKVIDVGVTEKDASFINEDYYISPSMDTLSSYSLLQLRKVPHLVVGHKNYGKIEFLEPVDLTEVPLTSLGGIVITFEPKSCIIYANSSSRPKRGEGINVRAKITCFNCYPVDKSTRKPIKDPKHQLVKRHIERLKRNPNSKFESYDATSGTYVFIVNHAAEYMF; encoded by the coding sequence ATGTTTGGAGTTAGCCGTGGTGCATTTCCTAGCGCAACGACACAGCCATTCGGCTCAACAGCGTCATCATTTGGTGctcaacagcagcagcaacaacaaccaGCTGCAACCACTTCCACCTTTGCCTTGGGCCAGCAGGCAAATACATCCCAGGCCCCTGCATTCGGTAATTTTGGTAACCAAACTTCCAACTCCCCCTTTGGAATGTCTGGATCCACAGCTGCCAATTCCGCTCCTTTTGGTCAGACTCAATTGGGTTCAAGCAGTAACGCTCCAGGTTCGATGTTTACCGGAATGGGCAATAACACCTCACTTTCTGTTGGTTCGGCATCCGCTGTGCCCAATTCCAACGCAGGTACGAGTGTCAAACCTTTTACTACGTATGAGGAGAAAGATCCAACAACGGGTGTGACCAATGTTTACCAAAGTATCACCTGTATGCCTGAATACAGAAActtctcttttgaagaattgagATTTCAAGACTATCAAGCTGGAAGAAAGTTTGGCACGGGGCAAAGTGGCTCTAGTACTACTTTTAACAACCCACAAGCTACTACAAGTACAGGGTTTGGAATGATGGGGAATAATAATCCCAGCACTTCTACCACGGGTGGACTATTTGGCCAGAAGCCGGCAAACGGCATCTATGGAGCTGGTTCAGGCGGGGGCTTCGGTTCCGGTGCTGCTAATACTGCAGGAATGTTCGGAAGTTCAACTAGCCTTGCAGGTAATTCGTCGTTCGGAGCAAACAAAACTGCTACTTCTGGAGGGCTTTTTGGTGGCACGGCCAATCCAACgaataacaacaacagcacAAGCCTATTTGGACAACAGAATGCAAACGCAAACGCAAGTCCATTTGGCCAACAGAATTCATTTGTGGCAAATAATATGAATAACGAAGGTGCTTTTGGTCAGGTTAGTCGTGGCGCCTTCCCCCCACAGCAAGCACAACAGAGCACCGGTGGTCTATTTGGCCAATCAAACAACACCACAAATGGCGGTGCCTTTGGTCAACAACAAAACGCTAGTAGCGGTTTGTTTGGAGCAAAACCTGCTTCTAGTGGCCTATTCGGACAATCAGGTAATACGAACACGTATGGAGTAAACAATAATACGAATAGTGCTGTATCCGGTGGCTTATTCGGCCAGAATAACCAGCAACAAGGCGGAGGAGGACTGTTTGGACAACAACAGAATTCCAACACTGGAGGACTATTCGGTCAGAATAACCAACCCCAAAACCAGACAGGAATGTTTGGACAGCAAAACTCGTCAAATTCATTTGGTCAAccacagcaacaacaaggTGGCCTATTCGGAAGTAAGCCAGCAGGCGGACTATTCGGACAACAACAGGGAGCATCCACTTTTGGGGCTAACAACACTCAAGGAAATTCTTCATTCGGGMAAAGCAACCAACAGCAGCAAACAACGGGGGGATTGTTCGGACAACAGAACAATCAACCACAACCGCAATCTGGCGGGTTGTTTGGACAATCTAACCAAGGCCAGACCAACAACCAACCATTTGGCCAAAACGGTTTACAACAACCACAACAAAGCTCTAGTCTTTTCGGTGCAAAACCCACTGGTTTAGGTACTACAGGATTATTTTCTAACAGCGCAGCAAACCAAAATGGTGGCCTGGCTGGaaataattttcaacaGTCATCAGGAGGTCTAttccaaaacaaacaacCGGCCTCAGGAGGCCTGTTTGGCGCGAAACCAGCAGGCTCTGTCGGAGGCGGATTGTTTGGAAATAGTCAAAGTGCCAATCAAAACAATACCGCTCCAACAGGGTCTCTGTTCGGCAACAAGCCTGCTACAAACTCTCTATTCGGTGGTGCAAATACCACAGCCCCAAGTGCCACTTCAGGCGGATTATTTGGACAGAATAATGCCTCTAGTACAGCCGCTACTTCAAATTCTACCGGCTTGTTTGGAAATAAACCAGCCGGCGTTGGAGCATCTACACTTGGTGGAGGACTGTTTGGAAACAATAACAGTTCATCAATGAACAACGCCATTGGTTCAACAGGTTTGTTTGGTAACAACAATTCATCTCAACCTACGAATGGTGGGGGTCTATTTCAAAACAGCACCGGCACGAATATTCCAGGTGGAGGATTGTTTTCTCAATCTTCTCAGCCAACCACGCAACCGCAAAACATGCtccaacagcaacaacagcagcgACTTCAACAACAGAATAGTAATCCATATGGTACCAATGAACTATTTTCTAAGGCCACTGTCGCTAACACAGTATCTGGCCCAATTCAACCAAATGCtacaaaaatcaaagcTGATGAGCGCAAAAAAGCAAGTTTGTCTAGCGCTTATAGAATGGTGCCCAAAACATTATTTGCAACTAAACTGAACTCCAATAATGTTGTAATTGATAAAACCAAGACTGATGCCGATGCaaaattatatatttcaCTTGGTAAAAAGAATAACCAAACTACAATTTCCaaccaacaagaagaaactttAGACGAAAGCATCTCGAAGGCTAATTTATTATTCAACCCCGATAAAAGATCATTTAAGAACCTGATCAACAATAAAAAGTTGCTAACGGCAActgaggaaaagaaaaaaggactATcgagcagcagcagcagtaAAAATAGTAACAGCGAACAGAGAATGATACCAGCAATGCTACAGGTAgatgaaaaacaaactacGAGCAGCGGTAACCCCTCAACTCTGCCTTCAAAATCCATAGAAGATCAAAACAGTACCAAGAGTCAACTAAGGAgtattgatgaagaaaataaggagaatattattaattcaaaaaccaaagaatATTCAGAAGACAATAAAAAGGTAATTGACGTTGGAGTTACTGAGAAGGATGCTTCCTTCATAAATGAAGATTATTATATCTCCCCATCCATGGACACTCTTTCCTCTTACTCTTTGCTACAATTACGCAAGGTCCCACATTTAGTAGTAGGCCATAAGAACTATGGTAAAATAGAGTTTCTTGAACCTGTTGACCTTACTGAAGTGCCTCTAACTTCATTAGGAGGAATCGTTATCACTTTCGAGCCTAAATCCTGTATAATATATGCGAACTCATCAAGCAGACCGAAGAGAGGCGAAGGTATTAACGTTCGAGCTAAAATTACCTGCTTCAATTGTTATCCTGTAGATAAATCTACAAGGAAACCTATAAAGGATCCAAAGCATCAATTGGTCAAGAGGCATATTGAACGCTTGAAGAGGAATCCAAACTCTAAATTCGAAAGTTATGATGCCACTAGTGGTACATACGTATTCATTGTAAACCATGCTGCGGAATACATGTTTTGA
- the CSM3 gene encoding Csm3p has product MDEESDNPLLAFNGSNGLQSDPTIPNGLDGSVADPTIADPTAIASKKRRPQVKLTAEKLLSDKGLPYVLKNAHKRIRISSRKNPYDNLSNIIQFYQLWAHELFPKAKFKDFMKICQTVGKTDPVLREYRVSLFRNEMGVSLNVDTGEAEQELETQEPITTEHADATNAELVTAASLNIQDNGNDDNGDDNEEDDDIYHLSASNRRKRVLDEEENDAAVLGTQGLSSVKNIPSKEPYTVLKKFKEQGPAELNTDEKKLLSRWLDEHRSMEKVLMTEEDIQLLRKLEDWEMNDAEVAMTYNDFVTGEDDFDIDQDEIDAMKEMGF; this is encoded by the coding sequence ATGGATGAGGAGTCAGACAATCCGCTATTGGCCTTCAATGGTTCTAACGGGCTTCAAAGTGACCCCACTATACCGAATGGCTTAGATGGTTCGGTGGCCGATCCGACTATAGCAGACCCAACGGCGATTGCATCTAAAAAGAGAAGGCCTCAGGTAAAACTAACGGCAGAAAAGTTGCTTAGTGATAAGGGTCTGCCATACGTTTTGAAGAACGCGCATAAAAGAATACGAATCTCCTCGAGGAAGAACCCTTATGATAACTTATCAAATATCATACAGTTTTACCAGCTCTGGGCACATGAATTGTTTCCTAAGGCAAAATTCAAGGATTTCATGAAGATCTGTCAAACAGTAGGCAAAACAGATCCAGTTTTGAGAGAGTACAGAGTAAGCCTTTTTAGAAATGAGATGGGCGTGAGTTTAAATGTTGATACAGGGGAGGCTGAGCAAGAGCTAGAAACACAAGAGCCTATAACTACAGAACATGCCGATGCTACGAACGCGGAACTAGTTACAGCGGCCTCACTCAATATACAAGATAATGGCAACGACGACAATGGTGACGacaacgaagaagacgacgaTATCTATCACCTTTCTGCGAGTAacagaagaaagagagtTCTGGATGAAGAGGAGAATGATGCAGCAGTCTTGGGAACTCAAGGCCTTTCAAGCGTTAAGAATATACCGTCTAAGGAACCATATACAgtactgaaaaaatttaaggAACAAGGGCCTGCTGAACTGAACACAGATGAGAAGAAACTCTTATCAAGATGGCTAGATGAGCATAGGAGTATGGAGAAGGTTTTAATgactgaagaagatattCAACTATTACGAAAGCTGGAAGATTGGGAGATGAACGATGCAGAAGTAGCAATGACATATAATGATTTTGTAACAGGAGaggatgattttgatattgaCCAAGATGAGATAGATGCCATGAAAGAAATGGGATTCTAA